From Larus michahellis chromosome 5, bLarMic1.1, whole genome shotgun sequence, the proteins below share one genomic window:
- the TMEM184C gene encoding transmembrane protein 184C, with the protein MPCTCGNWRRWIRPLVVLLYIVGLLVVVPLCVWELQKLEVGIHTKAWFIAGIFLLMTIPISLWGILQHLVHYTQPELQKPIIRILWMVPIYSLDSWIALKYPNIAIYVDTCRECYEAYVIYNFMVFLSNYLTNRYPNLVLIIEAKDQQRHLPPLCCCPSWAMGEVLLFRCKLGVLQYTVVRPFTTIIALICELVGVYDEGNFSFNNAWTYLVILNNMSQLFAMYCLVLFYKVLREELNPIQPVGKFLCVKMVVFVSFWQAVLIALLVKVGVISEKHTWEWQSVEAVATGLQDFIICVEMFLAAIAHHYSFSYKPYVQEAEEGSCFDSFLAMWDISDIRADISEQVRNVGRTVLGQPRKMFFAEDHEQNEHTSLLSSSTQDPISDASSMPSSPMGHYQGFGHTVTPLTTPTTAPAVDGIYNTSGIRDAEEPPELEHNLSEKALNKS; encoded by the exons ATGCCGTGCACCTGCGGGAACTGGCGGCGGTGGATCCGGCCGCTGGTTGTGCTGCTGTACATCgtggggctgctggtggtggtgccgCTCTGCGTCTGGGAGCTGCAGAAGCTGGAG gtTGGAATTCATACCAAGGCATGGTTTATTGCTGGGATATTTCTACTAATGACTATACCGATATCTCTCTGGGGAATACTGCAACACTTAGTCCATTATACTCAACCTGAATTACAGAAGCCAATAATAAG GATTCTATGGATGGTGCCGATTTACAGTTTAGACAGT TGGATAGCTTTGAAATACCCCAACATTGCAATATATGTGGATACATGTCGAGAATGCTATGAAGCTTATGTCATCTATAATTTTAtggtttttctttcaaattatctAACCAACCGGTATCCAAACCTCGTATTAATAATAGAAGCAAAAGATCAGCAGAGACATCTGCCGCCTCTCTGTTGTTGTCCATCGTGGGCTATGGGAGA aGTTTTATTATTTAGATGTAAACTGGGTGTTTTGCAGTACACTGTTGTCAGACCATTTACTACCATTATTGCTTT AATTTGTGAACTCGTGGGAGTGTACGATGAAGGAAACTTCAGCTTCAACAATGCTTGGACTTACTTGGTTATACTTAACAACATGTCACAGCTA TTTGCTATGTATTGTCTGGTGCTGTTTTATAAAGTACTACGTGAGGAACTGAATCCTATCCAACCTGTTGGCAAGTTCCTTTGTGTGAAGATGGtcgtttttgtttctttctg gCAAGCTGTGCTTATTGCATTGTTGGTGAAAGTTGGCGTTATTTCTGAGAAACACACCTGGGAATGGCAAAGTGTGGAAGCTGTGGCTACAGGCTTACAG GATTTTATCATTTGTGTTGAGATGTTCCTGGCTGCTATTGCGCATCACTACAGTTTTTCCTATAAACCTTATGTTCAAGAAGCTGAAGAAGGGTCGTGCTTTGACTCTTTTCTTGCAATGTGGGATATTTCGGATATAAGGGCAGATATATCAGAACAGGTTCGAAACGTTG GAAGGACGGTTTTGGGTCAGccaaggaaaatgttttttgctGAGGATCATGAACAAAACGAGCATACGAGTTTGCTGTCTTCATCCACTCAAGACCCAATTTCTGATGCTTCTTCAATGCCATCTTCACCCATGGGTCATTATCAGGGGTTTGGACACACTGTGACACCTCTCACAACGCCAACAACGGCCCCTGCAGTTGATGGCATTTATAACACTTCTGGTATTCGAGACGCTGAGGAGCCACCCGAACTAGAGCACAATTTATCAGAGAAGGCTTTGAATAAAAGTTAG